In the genome of Xanthobacteraceae bacterium, one region contains:
- a CDS encoding SH3 domain-containing protein — MKFYVKSALAAAAFLLAAGAAAEARPVLVTADLNVRVGPGTQHPSVGVIPGGSTAEVGRCFEGWCEIFWRGLRGYSSHAYLEGGGPTYVAPPPPVVYGPRPYYGPGPYYGPSPYYYGPRRYWRRW; from the coding sequence ATGAAGTTTTATGTAAAGAGTGCGCTCGCCGCAGCGGCGTTCCTGCTCGCGGCAGGTGCCGCCGCGGAAGCGCGGCCTGTGCTGGTCACGGCCGACCTGAACGTGCGCGTCGGCCCCGGCACGCAGCATCCTTCGGTCGGCGTCATTCCGGGCGGTTCAACCGCGGAAGTCGGGCGCTGCTTCGAGGGTTGGTGCGAGATTTTCTGGCGCGGCCTGCGCGGCTATTCGAGCCACGCCTATCTGGAAGGCGGCGGCCCGACCTATGTCGCCCCGCCACCGCCGGTCGTGTACGGGCCGCGTCCCTACTATGGCCCCGGTCCCTATTACGGACCCAGTCCTTATTATTACGGCCCGCGCCGTTACTGGCGCCGCTGGTAA
- a CDS encoding tetratricopeptide repeat protein, with translation MAAMECASPRRFRALLIAVALGVSAFLATPAMAQGNDFDDCARLSGDAATNACTRAIDSGRYRDHQLAQLYYNRGVEFNDRDQLERAIQDYSQAIGIDPRYASAYYNRGLAYRKLGKVDQAIADYTVAIEIRPSAEFYNNRGVAFEKKGDNQRALSDYSEAIRLRPDYAIAFYNRANIRSDQNQTQEALTDYNEAIRLNPKYTNAHFNRGLLYKRQGNRERAIADFRRVLELSPNDSGARKNLQDLGAN, from the coding sequence ATGGCAGCAATGGAATGTGCCAGTCCACGCCGGTTTCGCGCGCTCCTTATTGCGGTAGCGCTCGGTGTTAGCGCTTTTCTCGCAACGCCTGCGATGGCGCAAGGCAACGACTTCGACGATTGCGCCCGCCTCTCCGGGGATGCCGCCACCAATGCCTGCACACGCGCGATCGACTCCGGCCGCTATCGGGATCATCAATTGGCGCAGCTCTATTACAATCGCGGTGTCGAGTTCAACGACCGCGATCAACTGGAGCGCGCGATTCAGGACTACAGTCAAGCCATCGGCATCGATCCGCGCTACGCATCCGCCTATTACAATCGCGGCCTCGCCTACCGCAAACTCGGCAAGGTCGATCAGGCGATCGCGGACTACACGGTAGCGATCGAGATCAGGCCGAGCGCGGAGTTCTACAACAATCGCGGCGTCGCCTTTGAGAAGAAAGGCGACAACCAGCGCGCGCTGTCCGACTACAGCGAGGCGATCCGCCTGCGTCCGGATTACGCCATCGCGTTCTACAACCGCGCGAACATTCGTTCGGACCAGAACCAAACGCAGGAAGCGCTGACCGATTACAACGAGGCGATCCGGCTCAATCCGAAATACACCAACGCGCATTTCAACCGTGGCCTGCTCTACAAACGGCAAGGCAACCGCGAACGCGCCATCGCAGACTTCCGCCGCGTACTCGAACTCAGTCCGAACGACAGCGGCGCGCGCAAGAACTTGCAGGATCTCGGAGCGAATTGA